The proteins below come from a single Halostagnicola larsenii XH-48 genomic window:
- a CDS encoding DUF7577 domain-containing protein, with product MTSESAGSMRNPEQPASCPYCGTANDFVFTYCRDCLGELPSSPTADPEAN from the coding sequence ATGACATCTGAATCGGCCGGTAGTATGCGAAATCCCGAACAGCCCGCGAGCTGTCCGTACTGCGGAACCGCGAACGACTTCGTCTTTACGTACTGTCGAGACTGTCTCGGAGAACTTCCCTCGAGCCCAACAGCGGATCCCGAAGCGAACTGA